A single Xenopus laevis strain J_2021 chromosome 3S, Xenopus_laevis_v10.1, whole genome shotgun sequence DNA region contains:
- the cd74.S gene encoding CD74 molecule, major histocompatibility complex, class II invariant chain isoform X1, producing the protein MAEESQNLVPEHVPGQSVVDVGNREPRRMSCNKGSLVTALTVLVAVLVAGQAVMAFFITQQNSRIQDLDRSTKNLQLKAMMKELPGSPPVPSKQKMRTFNIPMALKLYDGSEMNMNDLEQMAQTGNKMEDAAKYMLLRGNPLRKYPSLNGTILENLRELKKTLTDQEWMTFDAWMQQWYLFFLVQNTEKPAEPLPSTKNTAVTGAPLMTECQTLSRIHTMTGTYKPQCEQNGDFKPLQCWPSTGFCWCVYHNGTEIPETRTRSRLDCSSIMQPEDPMFLESITSSDADFGPFD; encoded by the exons ATGGCTGAAGAGTCACAGAACTTGGTGCCGGAGCATGTTCCCGGACAAAGTGTGGTCGACGTGGGAAACAGGGAGCCACG CAGGATGTCCTGTAACAAAGGGAGCCTGGTGACAGCTCTAACAGTCCTTGTAGCCGTGCTGGTTGCCGGACAAGCTGTTATGGCCTTTTTCATCACTCAGCAGAATTCCAGGATTCAGGACCTTGACAGAAGCACCAAAAACCTCCAGCTGAAAGCGATGATGAAGGAACTTCCAGGATCAC CTCCTGTCCCAAGCAAACAAAAGATGAGAACCTTCAATATCCCCATGGCTTTGAAACTTTATGATGGCTCAGAAATGAATATGAAT GACCTGGAGCAAATGGCACAGACCGGTAATAAAATGGAAGATGCTGCAAAATACATGTTGCTG AGAGGAAACCCTCTAAGGAAGTACCCATCATTGAATGGCACCATCCTGGAAAACCTGAGAGAGCTGAAGAAGACCTTGACTGACCAGGAATGGATG ACCTTTGATGCATGGATGCAGCAGTGGTATCTCTTCTTCTTGGTGCAAAACACTGAAAAGCCAGCTGAACCACTACCATCAACCAAGAATACGGCAGTCACAG GCGCACCCCTGATGACTGAGTGCCAGACACTATCTAGGATCCACACCATGACTGGCACTTACAAGCCTCAGTGTGAGCAAAATGGTGACTTTAAGCCGCTTCAGTGCTGGCCAAGCACTGGCTTCTGTTGGTGTGTTTACCATAATGGAACTGAGATCCCTGAAACCAGAACTCGGTCAAGACTTGACTGCAGTA GTATCATGCAGCCAGAAGACCCCATGTTTTTGGAATCAATAACCAGCAGTGATGCTGACTTTGGACCCTTTG ATTAA
- the cd74.S gene encoding CD74 molecule, major histocompatibility complex, class II invariant chain (The RefSeq protein has 2 substitutions compared to this genomic sequence), giving the protein MAEESQNLVPEHVPGQSVVDVGNGERRMSCNKGSLVTALTVLVAVLVAGQAVMAFFITQQNSRIQDLDRSTKNLQLKAMMKELPGSPPVPSKQKMRTFNIPMALKLYDGSEMNMNDLEQMAQTGNKMEDAAKYMLLRGNPLRKYPSLNGTILENLRELKKTLTDQEWMTFDAWMQQWYLFFLVQNTEKPAEPLPSTKNTAVTGAPLMTECQTLSRIHTMTGTYKPQCEQNGDFKPLQCWPSTGFCWCVYHNGTEIPETRTRSRLDCSSIMQPEDPMFLESITSSDADFGPFD; this is encoded by the exons ATGGCTGAAGAGTCACAGAACTTGGTGCCGGAGCATGTTCCCGGACAAAGTGTGGTCGACGTGGGAAACAGGGAGCCACG GATGTCCTGTAACAAAGGGAGCCTGGTGACAGCTCTAACAGTCCTTGTAGCCGTGCTGGTTGCCGGACAAGCTGTTATGGCCTTTTTCATCACTCAGCAGAATTCCAGGATTCAGGACCTTGACAGAAGCACCAAAAACCTCCAGCTGAAAGCGATGATGAAGGAACTTCCAGGATCAC CTCCTGTCCCAAGCAAACAAAAGATGAGAACCTTCAATATCCCCATGGCTTTGAAACTTTATGATGGCTCAGAAATGAATATGAAT GACCTGGAGCAAATGGCACAGACCGGTAATAAAATGGAAGATGCTGCAAAATACATGTTGCTG AGAGGAAACCCTCTAAGGAAGTACCCATCATTGAATGGCACCATCCTGGAAAACCTGAGAGAGCTGAAGAAGACCTTGACTGACCAGGAATGGATG ACCTTTGATGCATGGATGCAGCAGTGGTATCTCTTCTTCTTGGTGCAAAACACTGAAAAGCCAGCTGAACCACTACCATCAACCAAGAATACGGCAGTCACAG GCGCACCCCTGATGACTGAGTGCCAGACACTATCTAGGATCCACACCATGACTGGCACTTACAAGCCTCAGTGTGAGCAAAATGGTGACTTTAAGCCGCTTCAGTGCTGGCCAAGCACTGGCTTCTGTTGGTGTGTTTACCATAATGGAACTGAGATCCCTGAAACCAGAACTCGGTCAAGACTTGACTGCAGTA GTATCATGCAGCCAGAAGACCCCATGTTTTTGGAATCAATAACCAGCAGTGATGCTGACTTTGGACCCTTTG ATTAA